One window from the genome of Anaerolineae bacterium encodes:
- a CDS encoding HIT family protein: MRDCVFCRIVRREAPAEIVYEDEKAMAFMDINPVTPGHTLLIPKAHFRNIFDLDEEVASHLMKVAVKLAPILREAMEADGLNILNANEPAAFQSVFHFHLHLVPRTFGDGIMPPWIQKPGNPAQIRAAAERIRKVVEAKKVWSGKGD, encoded by the coding sequence ATGAGGGACTGCGTATTTTGCCGAATTGTCCGGCGGGAAGCGCCGGCTGAAATTGTATACGAGGACGAAAAAGCCATGGCTTTCATGGATATAAACCCGGTCACCCCTGGCCACACTCTCCTGATCCCGAAGGCCCATTTCCGCAACATCTTTGATCTAGATGAAGAGGTGGCATCTCACCTTATGAAGGTGGCGGTGAAGCTCGCTCCCATCCTTCGGGAGGCTATGGAGGCCGACGGCCTCAACATTCTCAACGCCAACGAACCAGCAGCTTTCCAGAGCGTTTTTCATTTCCATTTGCATCTTGTTCCCCGAACCTTCGGGGACGGGATAATGCCTCCCTGGATCCAGAAGCCTGGCAATCCAGCTCAGATAAGAGCCGCTGCCGAGAGGATAAGGAAAGTTGTGGAGGCAAAGAAGGTTTGGTCA